GCGCATACTGTGCCTGTAATTTGCTGCTGCAAGGGCAAAGATTACAAGGAAATGAATGGACAGACAGTAGAAATGGACTTTCAATCTGCTTCACATTACACGCTGTTGTTTGATAAGGTAAAGGGAGAAGGCTTTCAAAATATTAAAATAATTAACCTTTTACCAAAGACATATGTTTCGGATATAAGCCGGGAACGTGATAAGTATTTTACTTGTTCGGAAGAGGTATTAGCAGACTTTACCCGGTTGCTTCAAGCAATAGAGAAGATACCGAATAATAACGTAACGGAGATAATTTCAGTATCTGTTGAGGATTCCGGCAATGCTTCTATGTTTGATACAACGAAATCCGTTATTGCAGGCTTTATGAAATCAGCACAAAGAGAATATGTAAATATAAGATTTAAGCTTTTACAAGCAGATACCACAGAAGGTTTGTATGAATATATTATAAAGGAAATTAACAATAAAGATACGGATAGCATGATTCAGTACTTAGGAGGCAGGAGAAAGGTACAATCGCTTGAGCCGGTTCAAAAAAGCCAATATTTAATTGAGGGAATAGAAATAAAAAAAGATGGTACTTATATCATTACCGGAGGACTGCACGGAATCGGCTTTCAACTGGCAGAATATATTTCTGAAAAGTATGGTGCAGATTTAATTCTGATTAGCAGGAGTAGTTTTCCTGACAAAAGTACGTGGCAGAAGGTTCTTGAAAAAACAGCAGAGCAAGATGAGACCGCTATGAGAATAAGGGCCTTACAGAAAATGAATCGGAATGGTTCATGGATTGATATTATTAATCTCGATGTTTCAAAGGAAGCTCAGATTGAGACTCTTTGTGACCAGCTATTAACTAAACGGCATGTAGACGGCATCTTTCATTTGGCTGGAGTACTTAGAGATTCCCTGATAAAGAATAAATTTATTGCCGATATCGGGAAAGTTTGTGCGCCAAAGATACGGGGCAGTATACACATAACAGAAGCTTTTAAAAGCTTCAACCCCTCCTTTATCATATTATTTTCCAGTATAGCGTCCTTTTTTGGAAGTGTCGGTCAGGCAGACTATGCTGCTGCCAATGGTTTTATGGATGATTACGCAGACTACATAACCACGAATCTGGGCATAAAAGCCATAGCAATTAATTGGACCATGTGGGATTCTGTTGGAATGGGAGCACGCAGTGGACAAGTTGATGCCAAAAAAAGCATAGGGCTTACCCCTTATTCAATTGAAGGTGGATTTGAAGCACTTGAGCAAATATTAAAGCTTTCTGTTAGTCAGGTGATTGCTTTTAATAACCCTATTGAAGCGCTTAAAGCAAGCGTAGAAGAAAAGGACACAAAGGGGGAAAGGGAGGAGAAGTTAGAAGCAGGGTCAGTAGATAGGGAAGAACTGGAACTCGCACTTGAAAAGGAGTTAACAGAAAAGGTTGCAGAGATTTTGGATGTTGGTACAGAAGACATTAACAGTTCTGTTAACTTTATGGAGCTTGGTCTGGATTCTGTTTCTATTGTTGATTTTACAACCTGGGTGGGGGAACGGATAAAAGAGGAACTTTACCCCACGCTATTATTTGAGTATTCAACAATAAAGGAATTAACAGCCTACCTTTTGGAAAACCATTGGGAGTCTTTTGGAACGCCAAGGAACTCAAAACCGGTGACAGCAACAGATGGTACTACTGCACAGGTAACGTATACGGCAGCAGATGTAAAATCCATGGAAGTGTACAAAGAAAATACAGTAAAAATGGATACAGTAAAAGAAAAAAAAAGTAAAAAAGAAATCGTCATAGATGAAAAGAGTAAAGAAGAAATAATAAAAGAAGATACAGCTGCTTTAGAATCAACAGACATAGCAATCATCGGATTTTCAGGGATGTTTCCTGGTGCAAAAGATACGGATCGTTACTGGGAGAATCTAAAATGCGGCATCAATTCCATTACTACACCACCTCTTAGCAGATTCCCGGATGCTTCTAAGGCTGATATTCTTGGAGGTTTTTTGGAAGGGGTAGACCTTTTTGACCCTCTATTCTTTAATATATCACCCACTGAGACTGTGTTTATTGACCCACAGCAAAGACTTTTTCTGGAAAGTGTTTTTAAGACTCTTGATATGGCCGGTTATAGCCAGAGAAGGCTTAAGCACAAAAAGGTGGGGGTCTATGTAGGGGCAAGTCAGGTAGAATATAAAAAGCTATGTGAAAACAGTGGAATTACAAGTCCCTACATGGGTCTTGGAAATTCTCTTTGTGTAATCGCTAACAGGGTATCTTATTTACTAAATTTGAAGGGCCCCAGTATGGCAGTTGACTCAGCGTGTTCCTCTTCTTTGGTAGCCTTGGAGATTGCTTGCAGAGCAATACAGAATAAGGAAGTAGATATGGCGGTTGCAGGTGGGGTTCAACTTTACTTTACTACAGATTCGTTTCAAGTGTTTAAAGCAGCAGGGATGTTATCCAGTGAGGGAAAATGCAAAACTTTCGATGCAGCGGCAGATGGATATGTAAGAGGAGAGGGCGTAGGGGCAGTACTATTAAAGCCATATGATAAAGCGGTTTCAGAGGGTGATTTAATATATGCCGTAATAAAAGGAATTGCAGTTAATCATGACGGCAACGATAAAGTCGGAATTAGTGCTCCCAATCCGAACGGTCAAAAGGAAGTAATACTTGAAGCAATCAAAAAAGCAGGAATACATCCGGAAGATATCAGTTATTTTGAGGCACATGGCACAGGAACCGCTTTGGGGGATCCGGTGGAAATACGGGGTTTGTCACAGGCATACGGTGCTTATACGAACAAAAAATCATTTTGTGCAATCAGTACGGCTAAAACCTCCATCGGACACTTGGAAGCTTGTGCAGGGATGGCAGGATTGATAAAAACCATATTAATGTTTCAGCACAAGGAGCTTCCTAAAAGCCTTCATTTTAATAAACAAAATCCCCATATCCCATTTATTTCGTCTCCTTTTTATATCAATGACAAACTAAAACACTGGGATAGCAACTCTAAAAAAAGATATGCTGCCGTTAGTTCTTTTGGTTTTGGCGGAACCAACTGTCATGTAGTACTTTCTGAGCATATACAAGAGATTAAGGAGATAGTAAGGGAAGATGAAAAAAAACCACAGGTATTGGCTTTGTCTGCAAGAAGTCAGGGTGCTTTAGAGGAGATGATAAAAGATTTTTTTCGGTTTGTTAAAAAGAATTCTTATGTATCACTAAAAGATATCTGTTATTCACTCAATACCGGAAGGGATATGTATGAATATAAGGCATGTTTTGTTGCGGAATCGCTTCCTGTTCTAAAAGAAAAATTAGAACGAACCGTACAAAAGGGCATTAAGAGTATGGCAGATTCTCAGTATATTATGTATGGTGACAATAGCAGCAAATCAGAACGATTCGCAGTTATGTTAAATCAAGAGGTACATAATCATAATAAGCAAGGGGAGCTGAAAAGCTTAAAGGATTTTGATGTATTTCTACTATGCAACGAGGTGGAAGAGATTATATCTCAGATTACAGGTAAAAGCCTTGAGGAGCTTATAAATCAGGAGCAATACAGTTGGGACTGGCTATCTTTTATCACAGGCTATATAAAGATTAAAACTCTGAAACAATTGGGCCTAGAGCCGTCAGTTTATATAGTATCTGAATCTCAAAAATTACTGGCGAGTGTATTAACTGATACCACTACCTTAATAGAAGCAATTACAATTTTGCATCATCAAGAGCAGGCGTGTATAACACTTAATTTAAAAAAGACAGTAATTATGGAAGATGGAAGACTACAGGGAGCATCTATGGGGTATTTAAGAGATAGGCAAATAGAAAATGTATTTGTATTTAATGAGAATATGATTCATATCAATACCAAACCGCTGGAAGATACCTTTATAAAACTATGGGATACAACTAGTTATACCTTATCACACATGGCAGCCCTGGCCTTTACCTTAGGTTATGAACTGGACTGGTTAGCTTATTACCGGAATGAAACATGCAACCGGGTAGTACTTCCAGCATATCCATTTCAGAAAAAAAGTTATTTTATTCCTTCTACAAAACAGAAAGAGGCTCAAAGTATGGAAGAGTCTCGTAGGAAAGAAGAGCTTTCCGGTAAGAAAGACACCGAAGAGGTTCTTATGGGAGTCGAAATGGAACTTCTTTCTGATAATAAGCAGGATTCCTCAAAAAGTAAGTACAAGATGCAGCCTCATAAATCCTATCAGGATATGACACTTTTATTAACGGGCATATTATCCAAACTATTAACTTTGAAAGAGGAAGAAGTTAATATTCATTTGGATTTTAGGAACTATGGATTGGATTCGTTACTAATAGCAGATGCAGTAAAGGCCATAGAAGAGAACTTACATATAGCATTACCACATTCTATATTTATGGAGTATAAAACCGTAGAAGAGTTATCCGGTTACTTAAGTGAGAATTATGGTAAGCCGGTACCCGATGATATAAAACCAATAAATGTTCCGATTCATAAAAACCAGGAAGAGCAGCGAACCATCAAGGAACGAAGAATGGTTATCCTAAAAGAGGTGGCAGAGGGAGTAACGAATAAAACAGTAGCTCTCAATGCACTGTTGCACTTAGAGGGAGGTGAACGACAATGCTGAAAAATATTGAACTTATATTAGCAGAGCTTGAAGAGGGCAAATTAACTCCTGATAAAGCCTATTCTATGATATATGAGAAAAAAGGTAAGGAAACCTCCGGTATAGAGGAAGGGAATAATGAGATAGCTGTTATCGGACTTTCCTGCCGTTTTCCCAATGCAGACACAATGGATGCTTATTGGGATATTTTAAGTGAGGGCAAATCCTGTATAAAGGCCATACCAAAAGAACGTTGGGATTTTAATCATGAGCTTGAGAAGAAGGGAATCAAACCTACTTCTTCGATGTGCAGAGTTGGTGGATTTCTTAAAGAGATAGAGAACTTTGATGCTGCCTTTTTTGATATCTCCAACCAGGAAGCCTGCCTTATTGACCCCCAACAGCGGCTGCTGCTTGAGGTGGTACAGGAAGGAATCGAACATGCAGGGTATTGTCATAAAAGTTTCTCAGGAAGTAACACCGGAATTTTTATTGGTGCCAGAGATGGAAAGTATGAGCCGGTAACAGCAGATGAACATAAGAATGCCCGGGTTCGATTAACTGGTACTCTGGGGAATTTTAATGCCGCTCGTATATCCAATTACTTTAATCTAAAAGGGCCCAGTTTGGTATATGATACTGCTTGTTCCTCCTCTTTAATAAGTACGCATTATGCCTGTAAGAGTATTTTAGCAGGAGAATGTGACATGGCAATTGCAGGAGGTGTTCACTTATGTGTGAATGCAGATACTTATATATCACTTAACCTAATGAATCAAACACTCTCTAAGAATGGAAAATGCTATGCCTTTGATAGAAGGGCAGAGGGATTCGTACCTGGAGAAGGGGTCGGAATTGTTGTTCTGAAACCGTTAAATAAGGCAATAAAAGACAGGGATACTATATATGCGGTTATTAAAGGCTCTGCCGTCAATAATGATGGGTACACCATCGGAGAGACAACACCGGATTTGGATGCAGAACAGCAAGTCCTGGAAAGGGCTTTACAAGATGCTAAGGTGGACGCAGCAACGATTTCCTTAATTGAGGCACATGGAACGGGAACCATGATTGGAGATCCCATTGAGGTAAGAGCCCTTGCAAAAGCATTTAATGAATATACGGACAAGAAATCCTTTTGTGCTTTAGGAAGCGTTAAGACCAATATAGGACATTTGGATACGGCAGCAGGCATAGCAAGCCTGATAAAGGTTATTCTAGCTTTATATTATAAAAAGATACCCCCTACACAAAACATAGATATGCCAAATCCCAGAATTAATTTTGTAGATTCTCCTTTTTATCCTGCGGCATATTTAGAAGACTGGAAGCCGGTTCAGGGAGTAAGAAGAGCCGGTGTAAACTCCTTTGGTTTTGGCGGAACCAACTGTCATATGATACTGGAAGAGGGCAGGGAGAATCAGTATCTGGATCAGGAAGAGAATGACAGAAGCAGACAACTATTTTTATTATCTGCCAAGTCTGGTGAAGCATTAGAAAAAGCAGCCGAAACGTATGCCAATTACTTAGCAAAGAGGGAGAGCGAAAACTTAGGAAACATATGCTATACCACCGGAACAAGCCGGCGTTTTTTTGATAACAGATTAGCTCTGATTTGTTCGGATACCAGGGAGCTAAAAGAAAAGTTAAAAGGTATAGAGTTTCTTACCGGAGAATGTAAGACACCCGGTAAGGTAACCTTTTTATTCACGGGACAAGGTGCTCTGTATTCGAATCTGGCAAAGGAACTATATGAGAGACAGCCGGTGTTCAAAGAAGCACTGAATTCGTGTGACCGGATATTCAACCAACTGAGCGGAACCTCCTTACTAGCCTTACTATATGAATCGGATGGTACAGTTCTAAAAGAAACCGCAGTAACCCAGCCTGTTACCTTTGCAGTATCCTATGCTCTTGCCAGGATGTGGATGGCTTTTGGCGTAACACCAGAGGCGGTACTGGGACACAGTGCAGGAGAATATGCAGCCGCCTGCATCGCCGGAACTTTTAGTTTGGAAGACGGCTTAAAGTTAATTACCTGGCGGGGAAAGCTGATGCAGGAAAAGTGCAGACGAGGAGCTATGGCAGCACTTATGTGCAGCAGAGAAAGGGCCGAAGACTTCCTTAAGGAGTTAACAGAAGAAGAACAGAAAACGGTATCCATCGGTGCGCACAATGGGGAGACGAATACCGTCATCTCGGGTGAGCAGGAAACGATTGCAGTACTTATCAAAAAAGCAGAGGCCGAGAAGATACGTGCTGTGTATCTTGAAGTATCCCACGGATTTCATTCTCCTATGATGCTTCCCATGCTAAGAGACTATGAGAAGATATTAGAAGAAGTGGACTTTAGAGAGAATCAGATACCGATTATAAATGGCGTAACGGGAGAACGGATAAAAGGCCAAATCCTTTCAAAAGAATACTGGTTACAGCATGTGCTTGCACCTGTAAACTTTTATAAAGCCATAAAGATCTGTGAAGCAGAGGAGATGGAGATACTCTTAGAAGTCGGAGCAGGTAATATACTAAGTAATATGGCTAAGAAGATAATAAATAAGAAAGACATATGTATTATGCCGACTCTAGTCAGAGGGGTACCGGACTGGCATACAATACAGGAAGCAATGGCTTCGTTGTATGTAAGAGGTGTCACATTAGAGTACGAGGTGTATGATAAAGGATATCAAAGAAGACGTATTGCATTGCCGACCTACCCTTTTAACGTTAAAAAACAGCAAGAGTCCATTGGCAATGTTAGCAAGGAAGATGTAATACTATCACCAAAACCTATCAGAGAAGAAAAATATAAGATATTCCAAACTGTTAAGGCAAAAGATAAAGTTGAACATTTGTTAATGCAGATGATCGCAAAGGTTTCAACAGTAACATCAGATAGCATCACTGCTACAGATACCTTTTTGAATATGGGACTTGATTCTAACTCCTTAATCTATATCGCTTCTGAGATAGAAAAGGAATTTCACATAACCTTCGTTCCTTCGGCTTTCTTTGAATATCAGTCCATTGAGAAACTGGCGGAGTTTTTAACAGAAGAATATGGGGATAAACTGCATCTTTGTAAGGAAAAAACAGATACGGTAAAAGTCCCGGTGGCACAACCTATGATATCCTCTGATGTGGAAAAAGACCAAAGTGAGTGGCAGAGAACAAGTACTAATGATATTGCTGTTATCGGTATGGCAGGGCAATTTCCGGAAGCAGAAAATCTGGAGATTTTTTGGGATAATCTTAAAAGGGGTATGGACTGCGTAACAGATATTCCGGCTTCCAGACTAGATTTGGAAACCTATTACAATTGTGATAAAAAAGCAGAAAATAAAACCTATCTTAAAAGAACCGGTTTATTAAAAACGGTAGAACTCTTTGATCCGGAGTTCTTTAATATATCTCCGAAAGAAGCAAAAGACATGGATCCGCAGCAGAGACTTTTATTACAGGGAGCATATCATACACTGGAATCAGGAGGATATGCAGGGGATTGTCTGAGCGGAAGTGATACCGGGATATTTGTGGGAGTAGCGCATACCCAATATAAAGAAGAAATTCCCTATATTAATACCTTTACACCACTAGGGAATCACGAGGCAATGCTTGCTAACAGATTGTCTTACTTTCTGAATTTTAACGGGCCATCTATGGTGGTTAACACCCAGTGTTCTTCTTCTTTGGTTGCTGTCCATCTGGCTTGCAAAAGTATATTAAACGGTGAGTGTACACAGGCATTGGCAGGGGGTGTTATGGCGGTCTTTAACCCGATATATTACCTAAGTGGAAGTAAGTTGCAGGCCTTTTCTTTGGAAGGGAAATGTAAAACGTTTGATAAACAGGCGGACGGCTATGTTCCGGGGGAAGGTTACGGAATGGTTTTGCTAAAGCCCCTTAAGAAGGCTTTAGAGGATTCGGATAAAATATTTGCGGTTATTAAAGGGTCAGCAGTGAATCATGGCGGAAAAGCCAACAACGTATCGGCACCAAATGCTAAGGCTCAGGAAATGGTTATCAATGGGGCTCTTGCGAATGCAGGTTTAACGGCAGATGATATCTCCTATATTGAGGCGCATGGAACGGGTACTGTGTTAGGAGATCCGGTGGAGATACGGGCACTTACTGCTGCTTATCAAAGAGAGACAAAAAAAAGAGGCTATTGTGGAATCGGTTCTTTAAAATCAAATATCGGGCATTTAGAATCAGCAGCCGGTATAGCCGGAATCATTAAGGTTATTCTTTCTATGCAGCATAAGGAATTGCCTCCCACCATACATTTCAACCAGCTTAATCCGTTTATAGATATACTTAACTCACCATTTTATATTAACGATACGTTAGGGGAATGGAAATGTGAGGGTCCAAGGCGGGCAGGAGTTAGTTCATTTGGTATGGGAGGAACCAATGCACACATTATTTTGGAGGAAGCACCTGTAAGTAAGAAAGCGAAACTAAAAGATAGAAAAAGGGATTCATATAATATCTTAACCCTTTCTGCAAAACATAAAGAAGGGTTAGAAGAGCTTGCCGTCTCCTATAAGGAATTGTTGAAGACAGATAACTCTTATGACTTACAGGATATATGTTATAGTGCCGGTACCGGGAGAGGCCATTATGAGTATCGTTTGGCACTAGTTGCGGATACTAAAAATCAGGCAATTGAAGCATTAGGGAATTTCGTTCAGGGTATGCAGGATACCGGTTCCTATTACTATGGAGAAAAGCAAAATGTACTTAAAATATCACTTTGGTGTACCGGTAATTTAAAAAAGGAGACTTGTGCAAAAATAATGGTACAACTGTACCAAGAGGTAGAACGGTACCAAGCCATTATTGACAGCATCTCTAAGGTTCTTGAGAAACATGGTATTAGCTTTTTGAAATACATAAAGGAAAAAGAGTGGTTTCTGAGGGAACAAAAGACGAAGGATGAACAGGTTTGGCGATTCATGGCATTTGTTTACGAATATGCTTTAGGGAAACTTCTGGAAGCTGTGAAAATAATTCCTGCTGCAATAGGTTGCGAGGAAGAGGGGGTATACACAGCAGCTTGTCTAACTGGTTTTCTGGATGTGGAAGAGGCTGTTTTATTACTCCTAAAGGATAAGGCAGAGAGTACCGGGAAAATGAATGAAATAAGGGAGGCATTAAGAGAAGGATGGCGTGAAGATACAGATTGTACCATATACTTAGGGTATCTTACAGGTGCAGAAAGCAGTGATACAAATACGTATATGCCAACTAACAAATATGCGGCAGAAGAAGATGAAATCACTAAAAAGTCGTGTAATCTGTATGCCCAGATTCTTACCTACTTATATGCAATGGGTGCAGATATTGATTGGCGTTGTGTATATGAACAGCATAGGGCTAAAAAGGTGGAGTTACCCTTATATCCTTTTAGAAAGAAAAGCTTCTGGCTTCAGAAAGCTGAAAAGAAGGATAGTGTGAAATTGAGCGAATCTTCTCAACCTGATTTATGGGATGTAAGGGGAGCTAGCGTGAAAGAGGAAGTATATGATATCAGGATATTAAAACAAGATGAGAATCTCAGAAGTTTTAAACTGGAACAAAATACTACCTTAAATCAGCTTTTTAGTCAACACAAAGTACAAAATGAGCAAATCATGCCTGCTACCGGATACGTGGATATTATGCTGTTCCTGCTAGAAAAATATTATGAGAAATTACCATCTGTATTTAAAGCGGTAACAATCTTAGACAGGATTACCTATGAACACTTAAAAGATGGTGCATTATTAATCGAATGTGAAGAAAGTAATAAGGGGATAGACTTTTCAATTTACCGCAGAGCTTATGAGGGGAAAGACTCCAAAAAGACAAAATGTGTTACGGGAAAGGCTATTTTTCTAAAGCCAGAACTACAGGAGCCTTTACCTGTCGGGAGGATAGAGGATACAGACACTGAGAATGCAAAGGCGATAGAAGGTAAGGAAATCTATAGAGCCTATGAAGGTATAGGAATGGATTACGGTAACTCCTTTAAAGGCATACAATCCATCCTTATCAGTCAAAATAGCTTTGTTACCTATTTGCATTTGGAGGAACAAAAACCCTTAGCCTATTTCCACTGCCACCAGGGAATGTTAGACAGTGGGTTACAATCTATAATCGCTGCCTCGCTCTTAAAAGAAGAGGACACAGCAGAGACTTATTTTCCTTTTTATTATCAAAGCATTGCATTTTTTGGAAAGCTGCAAGAAAAAGATTACATATGCTATGGGAAGATAAAAGAAGAAGCTGGTAATGTCTCATCTAATATAAAATGTGATATCAATATATACAGTTTAGATGGTAAAAGGCTAATTGCCATAGAAGATTTTACAGTGATGAAAAAGCAAAAATACCCGCAGACAGATAAGAAAATCACATTGTCTGAAGATACGTTTCGTTTCTTATATGGACTGCGGTGGGAAAAGATGAATCTGGAGGCATATAAAAGGGCAAGACCTGAATCTGGTAAATGGCTGGTATTTTCTTCGGACACCCCATGGACAGCGTCCCTTATCAAAGAATTCTATCGCCATGGACAGAATTGTATCAGACTTTCTGCAACAGATAACAAAAGACATCTTTTGGAAAGGTTAAAGCAGGAATATGCGGACATAAAAGGAATTATCTATAATGGGGTTTCTGATACTAAAGGCAACCCTCTAATCTCAGAAGCTTGTTTTTACGGAGAGGAAAGTACTGCACTCAGAGAATTATTTCAATTGGCGAAAAGCCTGGCAGATCATACAGGCAAGTCCATAGATTTTATTACCATTTCCGGGGATGCCATGGACATCGAGAACAAACAGACAGAAGTAAATCCGTTAAGTGCCTCCTTATGGGGATTAACTAAAGTAATGGATTTGGAAATTAAAAATCTGAAAGCAAGATGTATTGATTTTGATTTAAGCGGTATA
The nucleotide sequence above comes from Anaerocolumna cellulosilytica. Encoded proteins:
- a CDS encoding type I polyketide synthase; translation: MENIINAVLKMLENKSIDAEGALSLLNEVRTAYSQTICESTSVKSELPCDNDNKVAVIGIALRFPGADNPEEFWQRLEEGADCITEFPKERYPFEEFYSENLQQSGKSYSKWGGFIENIKEFPTGFFKIDKEEAKYIDPQQRIFLEIACEAFQTAGYSKKKLSGTKTGVIVGARKSGYDTSEDEIGSPKSITGSITNFIATRVSDYFNLKGSSLAIDTACSSSLVAIHYACNMLKNQECDMALAGGIDLKITPVPYVTLSDAKALSQSGRCYAFDKRADGFVPGEGGGAVLLKPLNKALLEGDFIYAVISGSEVNNDGHTMGITTPNFEGQKELLRQAYKKAKVHPMEVSYMEAHGTGTLIGDPIEIKALSEFYKEYTDRKSFCAIGSVKTNIGHLDTAAGIAGFIKAVLSLYYKKLVPTLHCDTPNPRLNLVSSPFYPVTALTDFRPIGKIRRAAVSSFGFGGTNCHVIMEENSSMPKEDIDAKEEGDYLLTLSAENALNLSKLSYLYRKILETNPAIQLKNFCYTANTAREFLPFRAAFYIKNKKEAIDKLKFAENPENNDGSQYGVCTEEERENVTPSVAMVFPGQGSQYSHMAKRLYHTLPEFKKAFDLCDGYAFPHLKVSLKEVIFQKEKEELLNQTCFTQPALFTICYGLAQVFLKCGVKPKVVLGHSVGEFVAACIAGILTLKDAIALVCMRGALIQKLPQTGSMLIAREQYSKIEEIIQELTEEEKKQISIAAINSPSNTVVSGDNQVIDSMVLLLQSRLVRCTKLNVSHAFHSLLMEPILQEYMQMLNNLSFHPVNIPFICNVTGELLRKGTLDKEYMGRHLIQRVMFEKSIETALSIGVNIFLEVGPGTTASSMMKDIIRDKNGTHILHTLDRKNDDVATIYRAAAKLFTRGVNIEFQNLEYRKVRTERIPTCPLVKETCWIEQHRSVRLKQVKTNEEIIESISKNNPLLEDHIVKQNKIFPGAALWEVVMRNATLQYKRKVTGLKQIKHISQLALTTGNQLHIKINYEKETSGNFKVLYCTDLKKDWKLCASGTIDFEQHAAEEYLDVEGLIREFKESDYTVKELYNQFSQKGVDYGDTFQSIEKVWTKDNQVIAKLKIPERMNDKEHLYHPGFVDGGLQSIIGLKQESQKDAYIPFFVNQVRMQQPLPCEGYSVLTMTGNSKEVLTVDVVITDMAGNVNLRITKHAFKKIREKTSTSTSLSEIMGKGYFYIPKYIEKPTDIMGSKESYSVVLFGDNDTSIQRIIKGFHAHTVPVICCCKGKDYKEMNGQTVEMDFQSASHYTLLFDKVKGEGFQNIKIINLLPKTYVSDISRERDKYFTCSEEVLADFTRLLQAIEKIPNNNVTEIISVSVEDSGNASMFDTTKSVIAGFMKSAQREYVNIRFKLLQADTTEGLYEYIIKEINNKDTDSMIQYLGGRRKVQSLEPVQKSQYLIEGIEIKKDGTYIITGGLHGIGFQLAEYISEKYGADLILISRSSFPDKSTWQKVLEKTAEQDETAMRIRALQKMNRNGSWIDIINLDVSKEAQIETLCDQLLTKRHVDGIFHLAGVLRDSLIKNKFIADIGKVCAPKIRGSIHITEAFKSFNPSFIILFSSIASFFGSVGQADYAAANGFMDDYADYITTNLGIKAIAINWTMWDSVGMGARSGQVDAKKSIGLTPYSIEGGFEALEQILKLSVSQVIAFNNPIEALKASVEEKDTKGEREEKLEAGSVDREELELALEKELTEKVAEILDVGTEDINSSVNFMELGLDSVSIVDFTTWVGERIKEELYPTLLFEYSTIKELTAYLLENHWESFGTPRNSKPVTATDGTTAQVTYTAADVKSMEVYKENTVKMDTVKEKKSKKEIVIDEKSKEEIIKEDTAALESTDIAIIGFSGMFPGAKDTDRYWENLKCGINSITTPPLSRFPDASKADILGGFLEGVDLFDPLFFNISPTETVFIDPQQRLFLESVFKTLDMAGYSQRRLKHKKVGVYVGASQVEYKKLCENSGITSPYMGLGNSLCVIANRVSYLLNLKGPSMAVDSACSSSLVALEIACRAIQNKEVDMAVAGGVQLYFTTDSFQVFKAAGMLSSEGKCKTFDAAADGYVRGEGVGAVLLKPYDKAVSEGDLIYAVIKGIAVNHDGNDKVGISAPNPNGQKEVILEAIKKAGIHPEDISYFEAHGTGTALGDPVEIRGLSQAYGAYTNKKSFCAISTAKTSIGHLEACAGMAGLIKTILMFQHKELPKSLHFNKQNPHIPFISSPFYINDKLKHWDSNSKKRYAAVSSFGFGGTNCHVVLSEHIQEIKEIVREDEKKPQVLALSARSQGALEEMIKDFFRFVKKNSYVSLKDICYSLNTGRDMYEYKACFVAESLPVLKEKLERTVQKGIKSMADSQYIMYGDNSSKSERFAVMLNQEVHNHNKQGELKSLKDFDVFLLCNEVEEIISQITGKSLEELINQEQYSWDWLSFITGYIKIKTLKQLGLEPSVYIVSESQKLLASVLTDTTTLIEAITILHHQEQACITLNLKKTVIMEDGRLQGASMGYLRDRQIENVFVFNENMIHINTKPLEDTFIKLWDTTSYTLSHMAALAFTLGYELDWLAYYRNETCNRVVLPAYPFQKKSYFIPSTKQKEAQSMEESRRKEELSGKKDTEEVLMGVEMELLSDNKQDSSKSKYKMQPHKSYQDMTLLLTGILSKLLTLKEEEVNIHLDFRNYGLDSLLIADAVKAIEENLHIALPHSIFMEYKTVEELSGYLSENYGKPVPDDIKPINVPIHKNQEEQRTIKERRMVILKEVAEGVTNKTVALNALLHLEGGERQC